In one Balaenoptera musculus isolate JJ_BM4_2016_0621 chromosome 2, mBalMus1.pri.v3, whole genome shotgun sequence genomic region, the following are encoded:
- the LOC118890137 gene encoding LOW QUALITY PROTEIN: aurora kinase B-like (The sequence of the model RefSeq protein was modified relative to this genomic sequence to represent the inferred CDS: deleted 2 bases in 2 codons), giving the protein MALRPADGSVWPQHPAPESPPEGACHPICTCPHELLQCPAHSAPVQKVVENSSGTPSFSICSFPIDDFEIGRPLGKGKFGNVYWAWEKKSHFIVALQVLFKSQIEKEGAEHQLRRETETQAHLQHPNILRLYSYFYDRQRIYLILEYASQWELYKNLQKSRTFDEKRTATIMEELADALIYCHGKKVIHRDVKPENLLLGLQGEPKIADFGWSVHAPSLRRKTMCGTLDYMPPEMIEGRMHNEKVDLWCIRVLCYELLVGTPPFKSASQNKTQRCIVKVDLRFPPSMPAGAQELISKLLKHNLSERLPLAQVSAHPWVRAHSRRVLFPSALQSVP; this is encoded by the exons ATGGCCCTACGGCCAGCAGATGGCTCAGTCTGGCCTCAACACCCTGCCCCAGAGAGTCCTCCGGAAGGAGCCTGTCACCCCATCTGCACTTGTCCTCATGAGCTGCTCCAATGCCCAGCCCACAGTGCCCCTGTCCAGAAGGTGGTGGAGAACAGCAGTGGGACCCCCAGCTTCTCAATCTGTTCCTTCCCAATTGACGACTTTGAGATTGGGCGTCCTCTGGGCAAAGGCAAGTTTGGAAATGTGTACTGGGCTTGGGAGAAGAAAAGCCATTTCATCGTGGCACTCCAAGTCCTCTTCAAGTCTCAGATAGAGAAGGAGGGTGCGGAGCACCAGCTGCGCAGGGAGACTGAAACCCAGGCCCATCTGCAGCATCCCAACATCTTGCGTCTCTATAGCTACTTCTATGACCGGCAAAGGATCTACTTGATTCTGGAGTATGCC TCCCAGTGGGAGCTCTATAAGAACCTGCAGAAAAGCCGCACTTTTGACGAGAAGCGAACAGCCACGATCATGGAGGAGCTGGCAGATGCTCTGATATACTGCCACGGGAAGAAGGTGATTCACAGAGATGTAAAGCCAGAGAATCTGCTCTTGGGGCTCCAGGGAGAGCCGAAGATTGCCGACTTCGGCTGGTCTGTGCACGCCCCCTCCCTGAGGAGGAAGACGATGTGTGGCACTCTGGACTACATGCCCCCAGAGATGATTGAGGGGCGCATGCACAACGAGAAGGTGGATCTGTGGTGCATCAGAGTGCTCTGCTACGAGCTGCTGGTGGGA ACGCCCCCCTTCAAGAGTGCTTCCCAAAACAAGACGCAACGGTGCATCGTCAAGGTGGACCTGAGGTTCCCCCCTTCCATGCCCGCAGGAGCCCAGGAGCTCATCTCCAAGCTGCTCAAGCATAACCTCTCAGAACGCCTACCGCTGGCCCAGGTCTCAGCCCACCCTTGGGTTCGGGCCCACTCTCGGAGGGTGCTGTTTCCCTCTGCCCTTCAGTCTGTCCCCTGA